tttgcttcttcCGTTAGGCAGGCCGATCCTAGCTTATGGAAAGAGATGCACCGCAAATATTGAATTTTTGGCTTCTTTCAATTTTATTCTGGGAAGACGAAGATACTTCCGAGCATGGccataaataattttttggggTTTTTATCGGCAAGctgtttttctagaaaaatcttgagaaaaacttgtattttttttttaaatcagaacgttaagtaaaaaaacaagaaagaaaaaacgaaTAAGTATTAAATTGCATTTAAGTGGTTATGttgaggaaataaaacaatgcaacaaaacttgaaaaaaaaacagaaaaatcaatacaaattaaataaaaaaagtgaaaatcacGTAAAAATGGCAGTAAATTCGTGATGAATTCATTTTTAAcgattttttaatatatctaggcatttttttgtttttactattttttttattttttgtggctATGCTTCAGAGCTCAATTATTGGAATCGCAATCGTAAACAAATGGGTTGTACGAAAAGGTTGGGTTTTCCCCTTGTTTTTTAACGTAAAAAATGTGTATTATATTTGAGAATCATGAATCAAGAATTTCCTTTAAAATGGTTggagttttttttatgaacttAAAAAACGTTGGATTtcaattaattgtttttttaggaaaaaaatgtgataaaggTGCATTATATTTGAAAACCGTGAACTTAAGAATTTTGTTCTCTCTCACATCTAGGGAGTCGGACTAGAGGGTGATGCATGTTTAGCATCTCACACGGCCCcctgttttacttttttttttttaagagaatagctattttttggcatttttaatgaaaacaCTATTTTTGCTATTTTATGACTGATTCATACGGATTAAATGTGCGAGAATAAGAATAAGTTTAGAAACCAAATCCACTGATTCATATGTcataaatttgttaaaaaatatatatttgatccttttaaaaaaatttaaaaatctagTTTGTCGCTGGCAAAATCCCttataagtaaaaaaatttagctctctctctcactctctctatacatatatagagagagagagagagagagagctaaaatttttctcatatatatatatatatatatatatatatatatcattttcaaGCTAAAGAAAATGTAAGTCGATCAGCCATCTACTGTATTTCCAAAAGTAGGAGGTGGAAGATTGTCATTTTCTTAGGCACCTCGGGTATGGGTTAACTAAACCATGGTTAAGCTGTAACTTGCGAACATGAACTCATTCTCGAGAAGTCAAATCTTTCATTTGAGATTTGCGATGTGACAGGTATTAATTAGAGGTAAAATTGCCCCAAGTAGGCCACACTGCgaatttctttctctccattcTTTATTATTCGATTGTCTCTTTAGTTAATTCATCCATTGGCAGTGAATAGTTTTTATTATTAGGATGTCACTTTAGTTGGTCAATCGGTCTCCAATTCACTAggattaaatatttttttctaacttCACGCATGAAATGTTGCTTAATGATTCGGCAACGCGTAATACAAAATCAGCCGTTTGTAGATTCCTCACCTTGTAAAACTCAATGCACGCATAAGCTTTTGCATTCCTCAATTTTATAGGGTTGCATGCCAATGTTGTCCGTATTGGTAATGGAGGGGAACTATATTTTatactcttatatatatatagcctctTACACACgtagcctatatatatatatatatatatatatataggaaaacagGTAGACACTAGACCTTCATATAATGAGAATCATATACTTTATGgattccaaaagaaaaaaagacgaaGATATTAAATTGCAATATAcaaatcaagttgtttttcaaGAGTACGAATTACACTTCAAAATAGATAAAAGGTTTCGTTTGAGGAAGCTTATTTGTTTCCGTCCTTCTCTCTTTATTCTCCTTTAAATAGTACTCTAGACTCTTGTAGGAACATCTTGGCTTTTATATTTGCAACATAGTCTCCGccatttgattttcttttaatctacAACCCTAATTACCCGTCAATGTGTGGTATCATATATATCTTTTAGATATTTATATTGCAGGTTGCGTGAGAATGATTGAGAAGATTAGATGGTTGATATTAAGTTAAAAGAAATAGAAACCAAGTTATATTTTCAATGGATAGGAATATCGTTTAAAAGAATGCAAGGGACCGTGATTAAGGAAACCGATTTATTTCTTCCTATGAGAGGTAATTCTATTGTTTGAAAATACAatttagtttctatttttttttaacataatttaTATTATGTGGCTAcccatatgtgtgtgtatgtgtgtgtctatatatgcATAACAAGTAACTATCATACCTCATAAACCAAATCTAATGATAATCATTTAGGCCATCAATGCAACGAGATTAGATGGTATAGATTCAATTGCAATCATGGAATGCAAGCTGttttttcaagaatatcaaaagatgtgagaggaaagagagaaacaaataagTTTCCTTTAAAGAGAACTCATTGACCCTTTTTAAGCGCATTTCTGACGGAAAAAAGTTTGATATATTTGTAACTATATTGTTCCCATCaaaagtctatatatatatatatatatagtatgatTAGTGGCCTTTTACTAATTGCCGGCCTAACCATTTATGCTGAACTTTTTGGAGGCAAGATGTTACTACTATTGGAAACCGATTGATACAAGGTCCATGCATGCTCACATACGCTACGCGGTGAAACTAATTGGATTGCTTTTGAATAATtgtcaaaattgaatttggCGATGATTTTAATATCAATGATCAAGTTGAACATGGGCTTGCTCTAAAGTTTTGCATGTGAATCTGAGTTGGATTTGAATGGCTTCAATTAGTCTGATAAAATACTGTACATAAAATGCATCCAATTCGCGAACTTGCTAGATCTACTGGGCGTTTGTCAATCAAtggaatccaaaatccgatAAGAACATCTCCTACAACCATTCGTCAGTTGGGGACCGTGCACCTGCCTGTTAACATCTCAAATTATTTGACAGTCAACATAGTGATAAATATTTAAACTTGATGAGCTGTTGGGTACTGGAGACTGCCgtgaattaaatttttttattgattttttggctttttatatatattatttttcatttattaatatCTTGATCAACATGGGGCCAGATTACTGAAAGTAGCCTGGAACtgaattaatttttgaaatattttaatttattttaactttcaaaattaaaaacatggCGGGTTCGATACATGATGCTGCTGAGGAGGCACGCCAATAAATGCATGTATATCCAACTCGATTGCCTGTCTAGCAGGCGCCCGTCAGGTTGCGGCCCCGGTCACCGTTCATCTCGGCAACTTAAGGGTGGAGATATTAAAGCAGTTTTAAAATGTGATTTGGCAGGTCCACCCCGAGTTTAGGGACAGGCGAGGCCCACTTGTCCCCTGCCAGACTAGGGTTGGTTAACTTAAAAGGGGACTGGAGTTCGAGAACTTTAAACTTCCTTCGCTCTTTATAGCACTTCGGTGGAACGAAATCACGAAGTAGTTCACGATTTTAGTTCAGGAACTGCGGAGCAGGTTTCCCCACCGTCGGATGCGTTCTGGCATCACGTGAAACGGGTTTTGACGGATCTGATTCCGTCATACCAAACCTACGCACCACATGGCCGCGTCGCTGGCAGCCACAAGCCCGTCGGTGGGACCCACGAGCACCGGACGTCCCGCGCGGCCAATCCGCGTCGGGTCCGGCAGCATCGACGGCCGGAAAGATGCGGTAAGTGCGTTCACGTGAGGGCGCTGCGCATCGGATGGCTCCGCCTTGAGTGGCAGAAATGGGAAAAACTGAGAAAGGTGGGGGACAAAGGAGGAAGCAGGAAATATCCCGAAAGCAGAGGAGCCCGAGTGGCGACGGCGatgtgcgagagagagggaacgaagaagaaagagaaaactgaTGCGTCCTTGGATTCTGTGAGTGTcgtcctttgatttttttttaaaaattttttttattttaattcgTGTGTGTGCTGGCCTACTGTCTgggcatctctctctttccttctctctcttcatttattccttttttttctctctctctcactgttcAGGCTCAGGCCAGGGCTTgtcccctttctttctttctttctttctctctctctcttttttttcgtttaaaCCAGTCTGATCCTCTCTCTGGTTTTGACCGTTCGTTTCTCTCTCCTGTCTCCTCTATATAACTTCGCagcctttcctctctctcctcaTCCTTTGCCTCCACCGCTCTCTCCTCATCTTCTACTTGCAATTTGCTgaatctctgtctctctctctctgtctctcccctGTTACAGATTTCCTCCACCCAAACTTGCAACTCCCcagctctccctctctctaaactTCTAAGCTTGCAACTCCCCATCTCTCTCTAACTTGcatctgcctctctctctcaaaactGCAAACCCTcagtctctgtctctctttctctaaggCCACTGCTCTGCTTCATGATGGAAGAGACTAACAGGAAAAGGGGAAGAGACCAAGTAGACGAAGAAAtaggagagaaggaagaagaagtggTTGCCGCCAAAAGAAGCagggaagaggaagagcaaGACGATGAGGAGCAGGGGAGAACGAAGAACGGGTCCTTTGATGACATCCTCTCCCTCCTCGAGTCCGAAGAGGACGAACCCAGCAACCCCTACCTCTCCTCCTTTATGACAACCCTGCAACAAgagctttcttcttcttcttcttcctcctcctcctctgagCCCACTCAACCAGCCGGAACCGAGCCCGACGGCGCCCAGTTTGACCGGCCGGACCCGCTCTCCGACGTCGTCGACGCCCCGCAGCCGCAGGAGGTCATGAGGTACCTCCTGGAAGCCTCCGACGACGAGCTGGGCATCCCCGCCAGCCCGGTCGACCCGTCTCCtcttgagagagaaggaggagaaggagaagccGAAGCTCTCCTCCACCAAtcatatgtagagagagaaggCATCGACCAATTGGATTTCGACGAGAAGGGCTTGCCGTCAGgggttttagagagagaaagcttgAGCTTCGATGGGTTGTGGGAGATGGAGGACCAGAGAGCAAACTACTACGATTTCCTGAACTCCCAACTCTGCTACGACGACCTCAAAATCGAAATATGAAAACTTTCGGGGGAAAAATGTGAATGGGGGTAAAAAAAAGTATTAGTTTTTTGGGTCTCCGTTTTCGGGGCTccaaattttactttatttaccTCCAGGCCCCTCCTTCATGCTTGGCAATGTTGTAAATTCTCGCAAGTATGGATGCTCAAAGCCTGTTAGATACAAAAGTAAAAGCGCCTCTCTTGTTCTTGGTTACCAAATGACCGAAACACCCTTTTGCCTTGCAGTGGAAATATCGTTGCCATCTACTTTGTTACGAACTTAATTACAAACAAACTCCTAAAATGATCGATGTTTACCACGACCAGTCTTCTAATCGGTTgttaattaacaaaaaaaggCGAACAATCTCTAGGCATGTTGAGATGAACACCTTAAAGCAAGTGAGttcaagatttttcttttccccctttcATGGCCCATTGTTTCTCATGGAAAAAGAATCGGTTCAAATGATCGTATCGGTGTCTCACCGAAACGATGCATTGAATCTTGGTAAATATGACTTGCATCAACTGACTCAATAAAATgatgataaaattttcaatttaaataatttaaaacttGTGATACAGAAAGATGCTGCGTATCGGCCGTCTCGTTTTGGTTCGTGGGTACTAGCAGTTATCTTTCAGTCGAAACGAGGGCGTTTAGGTCATTTGGTAACACAAATTATTGGAGGTCACATTCGTCCCTCACCCTTTGACctttttcaaaatgcatttaaagTATGAAAGGAATTCCGAATAAATGATGAAGGAAAGGCCACCGACGACCGTGTTTGCAGGTAGACGTTAAACTGGGACACCGTGTCCCGTGGACCCCTCGCTGCGGGGGTGCAATGAGGGCTGAAGATACGGAGTCGGGTACGGTATTCCAGTGCACGGTCGGCCACCCGAGACAAAAAATCCCGTTGGCATGAGTCCCAGCGGTGTCCCCGCCCCCACAAAGATCCCCTGAATCGACGGCTCCTATTAATTCTCTCACGATATCCGACGGCTGTGCGAGAGTGCAGCTCATGAAGTGGTCGGCGTCAACGTCACGGCCATTATGACTGAAGGGTCCCACCACATGGATTTTTGGTATCACCAACAGCTCAGCTAATAAGGGTAACCCACGTGGCGAGCACTTAACGTTTCCTTTTTTACGGTTGAGGACAGAGATATAAGACAAGTTTGCCCTTAGGGTTGGGTGTTTTGGACATTTTGTGGATCAAATAATGGAAAAAACGTCAACCACTTTCTTGTCCGCCCGCCCGAAGTggtgttaaaagaaaaaaaattattttatagaGCTAGTGAAAAGAACGCCttgttttgatttgtttttcgCTACTTTTTATCAGTTTATCAAATTTATGTCATTAAAACCGATCTGAAGATTCAattacaaatattatatatatttatatataaaaattagtCTGCACTTGGAACTAATGTAAGGCTTGTATTATCTGGCGATGATTATTGGCGGTTGATGattcaaagataaaaaattaagatatatatatatataacaacgtgAAAATTTTACCACTTGAAATAAAAAGAGTGAGGAGCTCCCTTAAAAACTTTGTAAGgtttcaaaaatgataaaaacagttttcaaaaatgataaaaacattgTGACGTAACAATGACTACGTGATTTCAACCTCAAACACCTTTAAGTGAACCGCCATGCGGCCCAACTGTGTTATCACCCCGCGggtaaaaaatataatatttcaatCATCAGGTAAcaacctttttcttgtttttttttttagctttcaatgttaaaaaaatcaacatcatGATAATTCTTTACAAGTATTGCGCCTAAGGGTCATGTACCTAtcaatttctttataaaaaaataagtaggtGCTAGGCTTATGTAGAACAAACAATCTcaacctttgttttttttatatgaatcgtcaaagaaaaatgaggaaaagtTAACCCATTCCTCTCATGGCGTGTTTCTTCTTGAGAGCGACCTTCCCTACTTTAAGTTTCGGTCTTGGAAACAGAAAGAAACTTATTAATTTTATTGGAGCTCGTTTGTCGTATGTTTggacaaataaaataataaaaatagtttaaaagattaagagtaaaaaaaaaagatgagtaACGTATATAATGTAACAGCATGTAAATCAAATCATCacaaattggattttaaataCAGTGTCAAatattgtatacatatatatatatatacatatatatattcaagcaTTTATTCATATTAATTGTGTCAAGTAACTCTCTTTAATGAATAGAGGGAGTTGTTTGATTGTACTTTCGgagagaaaagttaaaaaggttAAACTTTCTCTCGAAGGGAAAAGATATATACGAAAAAGTGATTAATTATTCTGTTTTGAGGACATATCACATGGTGGGCGTAGTTAATATGACTAAATGGTTAATGTAATTTGGTAGCTTTACACATACACACAAGTGATCATATCTTGTCACGACTTTAAGTGATGACTTTATTGTGATATTGTTCAGTTATACATTTATGACACATATTAAGGAGGTTGTATTGACATTAAATTCGTTATTGATTTTAAGTAGCTTTTATGACTCGTAACGGATTCAgcctccctttcttctttcccctctctttcttcattttatgcTCAAATGAGCCTTAAAATATGGCTAATTCAATTAGATATCATTTTCCTTTAGTTATGCCAAGGTTGGTAAAATCCTTTTTGCACTAAAAAttgtaaatattatataaaattatataaaacaaaGTTATTCACAGCTGCAATCATTTAAAATTAACTTATGAAAAAACACATCCCAGAAAATGCAATATCCAGAACGAAGAGAGAAGATCATCCGCTTTTGGAGTTTTGGGTTGCATGAGCGATGACATTAgcgctttgtttggttggagggaaaggaaagggaagggaaatgaatgaaatggaaaggaaaggaaaggaaagaaaaggaaagactaAATAACACATGAATTTAGAAAAGAGGGACAGGAAAGAAGGGGTAATGTGAGAATAAAAAACTCTTCTacttatctttctttcttttccttccaaaTCTGTCCGATTTGAATGGGAATTGATTTACACTATACAATCTCtcaatttcctttcctttgatTTTCCTCCCCTTGCAGCCAAACACGTTTTGCCCTTCCCTCCTTTCCCTTCATTTctaattaaccaaccaaacaaaTGAGGGATTGTTTAATCCCTCCATTTCCTTCCTACCAATCAGGTCGTAAGTACCATAGTAGTACTCACGAGAATTGAACTAAAAACTTGCTCCTTTAACATATCTTAAACTGTCGCCCTTGACGAGCATGAGTCTCAAAAGCAAAATTCAAACAactataaaatattttataaggtGACCCATCTCTCCATTTTGTCatattatctctctctcccttgatTGCCTCCAAAAGCAATATCAAGAATGGCAGGCCAAAAAGGCGTCACATTTTGGCTAGATTTTGGTGCTATGTAGACGTGTGAATGCAGCAACGACATAGGGGGGTTAGGTATGGTAGCAGCGATAACGGGGGAGCCACTTGTTCAAATTTGCAACACCTTCTTGTTGTGAGTAAAGATAAAGATAGATAAGGTGGGGGTGGGTTAGGCCCACCTTTGAGCCGGGGATTGGAACCCATCTCAATCACAGGCGGCGAATTAGCCAGCCAGCCAACCAAATTGGAGATATGAAAAGATGGCCTGAGCTTAATTTGTGTATCGGAACGCATCCACATCCACAATCCAATCTTAGAAAAGTATATCTTTTAAGGCCTTTCCATGTGTGACGCATGTCACACGGGAAGGGAAAGATTGTGGTGAATGAAAATGCCTTCTTCGGTGAGCTCAAATGAAGCCTGCGTCCCTATCtcccttttatttttccattatttttctttccctctcaaaCGCTAAAATTAACAGGAGTTCAATGATGGGTCTGACCCACCATGTGATCCAATATGAGAATATgatcccacaaaaaaaaaaaaaaaagaggttatttatatgtatatatatatacaataatttttaaatcaacCGGCTACTTCTATCACCAGATGgtttttttatgatataccACTGAAAACTATCACAAAAGGTGCTTTCAATTGCTAAAAACTATGGCCAAGAAACTAACGGTCATAAATGCactttttcatgatttttttagcaatacaaaataaaaaataaccattcaaTTAGAGAGGTGGTCAACAAATTTCAATGTATGTATATTAGAGTGAGTGGATGATGAACTTTTGCTATTTAATATCATCAAACTATCTaattaaactcatttatctaaaacaaatgaatgattgaaagaaaaaccatGAACTATATATGAACTATATATACTGGTTTGACCGACCAAGTGATACAACCTAAGCACACCACCTCACAAAtagaaggatatatatatatatatatacccttcaATTAGAAAATTACATAGTTGTGTCTACCTTGACTTACATTTCTGGCTTCGCCACTAAATCTAACATTCATCCATCAAAAGACTAAGTCCGATCATGCATGCGTACACGCGTCAATGAAATATGTGGCCAAAATGACATATCCagatgatattttttctttaggTTTCGGGTAGAATGAGCAGTGATGCCGACAAAATGGAGAGTTCCAATCTCAAAAGGAAGTGAGATTCATGTCAGGAGTGATGGGCAGAGAGCTGCAAATTAATGGTTAAGGAACGACATAGTGGCCCATTTGGAAACTCCAGTGCcacaaaatttctggcta
This window of the Nymphaea colorata isolate Beijing-Zhang1983 chromosome 2, ASM883128v2, whole genome shotgun sequence genome carries:
- the LOC116246858 gene encoding uncharacterized protein LOC116246858, with product MMEETNRKRGRDQVDEEIGEKEEEVVAAKRSREEEEQDDEEQGRTKNGSFDDILSLLESEEDEPSNPYLSSFMTTLQQELSSSSSSSSSSEPTQPAGTEPDGAQFDRPDPLSDVVDAPQPQEVMRYLLEASDDELGIPASPVDPSPLEREGGEGEAEALLHQSYVEREGIDQLDFDEKGLPSGVLERESLSFDGLWEMEDQRANYYDFLNSQLCYDDLKIEI